ggtttgggttggaagggaccttaaagaccatccagttccacccctttgccccccttctccaggctgaacccccccaactctctcagcctgtcctcacagcagaggggctccagccctcccagcatctccgtggcctcctctggccccgctccaacaggtccatgatgttggtggccccagagctggaggcagcactggggggggtctccccagagcggagcagaggggcagaatccccccctcaccctaCAGggaatgcagcccagggtgtgggggggtttctgggctgccagaagtTCgcgtggagcttctcatccaccaacacccccaagtcctcctcctcagggctgctccccatccattctctgcccagcctggatttgggctTGGGATCACCCcaacccaggggcaggacctcgcacttggcctggttgaactccatgaggttggCACAgagtcccacctctccagcctgcccaggtccctcagggtggcatcccttccctccagcacatcAACCGCTCCACGAGCCTCGGTGTCACGGACGAACTTGGCTGAGGTTGCCCTCCATCCCGTTTCCGTAAGGCGCTTCGCGATGGCGGCGGCTGTCGGCAGCTCTCCCGACTTCCCTCCTCTTTGTCTTCCTTCCAGTGATCCAGTTTTTCGATGCCGTCAAAGCGGATCGCACGCGGAGCTGGCTCTACGCCGCCTGCTCCCTCTCCTACCTGGGCGCCATGGTCTCCAGCAACTCGGCGCTGCAGTTCGTCAGCTACCCGAcgcaggtggggctgggggggacacggggggaggtGGCCTTCGGGGACAGCGTTATCCCCTCCCAGCCGATGGTGAAACGAGAGGGGAGGCACACTGTGATTTTGAGGCTTATTTTCCCGTAGCTGCGATTCTGGGGCTgcctcggggtggggtgggggggtcggtCAGCGCTGGGAGCGTAGAGAAGGGGTTAAAAGGGTTCAGATTGTTCCAGAAAGGGAATAGCCACCCCTGGAATTTTCTAATTGGGAGTTGGGGCTCGTGTTGGAGGGCTTGAGAGGATTTGGGAAACCTTCAGCAGTTGCCCTGCGGTGgggtttttcattttctaattttttggAAGTAGCCGGTAGGTTCTGTTGGAGGGGTGGGTCGGGGTGGGCCGACCCTTGTGTTGCCACCGTCTCTCTCGTTGCCGGCAGGGAATGATGGGCAAATAATTAATACAGTCTTTCTTTTCTAGGTCCTCGGCAAATCCTGTAAGCCCATCCCAGGTAAGCAGATTCCACGTTTCTTGTGGATTTGTGTGGatttctcctgcctctccccttctGTCCGCTCTCCCTTGGGAAGAGCCAATGGAGTTTCATCCGTGTCTTGTTTCTGTCGGGCCCAGTTAAAATCCCacgagagggttttttggggagcGGTTTGTGACGTTGCTTCTTTCCAGTCATGCTCTTAGGAGTGACTCTGCTGCGGAAGAAGTACCCCCCGGCCAAGTATCTCTGCGTCCTCTTGATAGTGGCAGGCGTGGCCCTGTTCCTCTACAAACCCAAGAAGGGGGCTGGCAGCGATGACCACGTCTTTGGCTACGGAGAGCTCCTCCTGGTGAGCGAAATCACCCCGGCGGGGGCGAGTTTTGGAACCAGCAGTTCCGACTCAGATAAGACCGTGTCCTTTGTACCTCGAGCGTGGATGTGGAAACGCTCCCGCCGGAGGAGACCAAGGTTTGAGGGTGCGCTCTCAAGCTGGGGCACGAGATCAGCGTATGTTTTGAGGCCACATAATCGCTATTTAATAGATGATTGGGATGTAAAACAAAGAGGGGGGAGAATGCTCGAGGTTTTTCCcgtagagaagaaaagaagaatgaaggggtttttttgctgtttcttatcTCCGTCTCCTCTTTTCCTAGCTGCTGTCGCTGACCTTGGATGGGCTGACCGGTGTCTCGCAGGACCACATGAGAGCTCACTACCAGACGGGTTCCAATCACATGATGCTGAACGTTAATTTATGGTCCACCTTGTTCCTGGGGGCTGGTAAGGACCATCCTGCGCAAACCaccgccccgcggctccccgtGGGAGAGACCTTTGTGTTGAGCTCCAAAAAAAGGGCCTAGAACGCTTCTGGCAAATAActttatgttttggtttgggtgggtttttgtcTTGTTTGTGTATAAAGGTGGGGTTCTGGGTGCAGCTCTCCTCGTGCCCACCAGAGGACAGCGCTTCTCGCAGAGCGGGGTTGCCCACCCGTGTCACCCCCGACAGGGCTCTCTGCAACTGCATGGGGGCAGCTTTCCGCTCCAGTGAGGGCGTAGGGCTTCTAATTAATCACTAATTCTGGTTTATCAGAATTGGATCCGCAGTTAATGATTGCTTCTTTCATTAATTAACTACGAAGGTGAtgactttttctcccctttgttttCCACCGCGTGGAATTCAGTCTTTGCTTTTAGTAGCTCCTCTTGGGTTATGAATGTAAACTGAAATCACATccctcttacgaggaaaggctgagggacttggggctttttagtctggagaaggctgagggaggatctgatcaacgcctagaaatacttaaagggtgggtgtcaggaggatggggccagtcttttttcagtggtgcccagggacaggacaagagggaacaggcacaaacttgaacgtaagaagttccatctaaacatgaggaggaacttcttcattttgagggtggcagagccctggaacaggctgcccagagaggtggtggagtctccatctctggagacattcaaacaccacctggacacgttcctgtgggacctgctctgggtggacctgctctggcagggggctggactggatgatctccagaggtcccttccaaccccatgtgattctgtgatggagaCAGCAGCTCCTCGGTCAGCCCCTGGGCTCCTAATTCACCCTTCTTATCTTCATCTTTCCTCCAGGGATATTGTTCACTGGAGAGCTCTGGGAATTCCTGAGTTTTACGGAACGCTACCCCAGCATCATTTACAACATCCTGCTCTTTGGCCTGACGAGCGCGCTGGGGCAGGTAaattccctcccctccttctgctGGGATTTGTTTGATCCCTCGCTGGGATTTGTTTGCACAGTTGGGAGGCGCCGAAGTAAAGGCTGTTTCTCTTCCCGTGGCTTTGGTGGGTGCTTGCTTTCTGTACCGACTCCCTTCAGCGTAAAACTGATTTACATTTGTACGCAAATAATCAGGATTTGAACGTAAGATTCTCTCGGCTCTGACTCGATggcttttcatctgaaaatacGATCCGCGGTGTCCTTTTTCCGCTCAGAGCGACGAAAGGCGtctatttgttgttgtttttttgtggtttttttttttttcccagagttttATTTTCATGACCGTGGTGTACTTCGGACCTCTGACTTGTTCCATCATCACCACAACCCGCAAGTTCTTCACCATTTTAGCCTCGGTCATTCTATTTGCCAATCCCATCAGCACCATGCAGTGGGTGGGGACGGTCCTGGTGTTCTTGGGTAAGTCTGGGAAGGAACCACCCGAGGTCTTTTCCCCTCTTAACTTCAATTTAGACGATGTAGAGCGAGGGCAGAGAGAGCTACCAAAAGATGCCGGTCAAATAAATCTAATTGTATTAAAACTAATCTAACTGTACTAAAGAGCGTGGTAGTGGCCTCTCCGGTGGCCACCGGCCTCACCTTCTAGCAGATCTATTAGATCTTTTTTTGTCCCTCACACAGGGTAAATCGCTGCCTCCCAGTGACCggttcagctgatttttttcacaaaagtTCTTGTGTTGCGTTTGTTTGAAGAAGGCGCCCGGAGAATTCCTTCAGGCGGGTTATTTTATCTCATTGCAGGCCTCGGACTCGATGCCAAATTTGGGAAGGTGGTGAAGAAGACATCGCATTGAGGAAATGGTTGATCTCAGCAGTTGGAATGAACTTTTAATTTATTGTCTTGTACCTCAAAAATCTGTTATGAAACTGGACTCAGGATGGGTAATCAGAAGGGGagtgtttggaattttttttgtttttttaattctaaattgtCTTAAAAGTGTAATACTTCAGTTTTAACtgtaattaagctttttttttttttttctgtaatcaaaGCTGCATTACTAGATCCTAGCAGCAGGATGAAATTCTTGccttaacaggaaaaaaacccaaacacttcatatctttattaaagaaaaagagacaatgGCCGCTTTTCCAGAGCTTTAATTTGAGTCTCGTTGGCTGATCTTGGGCAGAAACAGCACAACTCTCGTCGGGAGAGGGCTGGGCTTAGGGTGATGTTGGTTCTTTGGTGCAGCCTGGAAAGATCCCTGGAGTAAACGCCTGTGTTGAAGAcaacccccccccctcttctgattgattgtatgatttttattttttttttccattaactgaGTTGGGGGAGCGGCCAGTTGGACATTCTTCCGTTAGGATAATATTTGTAAACATTGAGATGCTTCATATCCTTCATCCCAGCCCTTCTAAAACACAAACAACCCTTGGCATATGTAGAAGTTGACAGGAAACCTGTTTAAGCAGTGGGGCCCGAATTAATTCTTTTCATCCCCCCCCTGCTGATGAAGGAACAGGACCCTCTGCTGCTAAAACCCTGCCAAGGTGGTGTGACAACGGCTTCTAAATGTTGAAAGGGCCCTCGTTAATTAACCACCATCACGGTGAGCTTTCGAACGCTCGCTCCTGAGCCCGGGCTGGCTCCCCAGTGCTGTACGGGGAGGAGCTGTTATCATAATGATGCCTtcagagctggagaggaaaatTCTCCAAAGAGCAAACTTTACACATGAAAGCATGTTCCTACCAGCTGTCACTTGGTCTCCATCTGTTCTGTGGCTTTGGCCTTTTGCCCCTCCAGATGGGATCTTGATCTCTTTCCTGAGCGGCTGTTGTAAGTCTCTCTTTCCATCCCCTGCTTCCCCCACACCTCCAGTGTttgtgacaacttttttttttggcctcaaaTTTGGTTTTCATTCAATCTTAACTTGCCTACAGTTCTACTCAAACAACGTGTTTTCTTGCAAATATAAACCCGAGGCTGTGAAAGGGGTTTTTCTCTGTCACCTTCCCCTCTTTCCTAACTTGCGTTGTCTTAAAGGTCAAGTGACAAGTAGCAAACAAACACGTTCTCAGTAGCAGAGAATCCTGAAGTCAAAGCTCCTGTGACTTAACTCCTGCCTGATGAACACCATGTGCATCTGCTGCTGCGCGGAGGTTCTGGCTTCCCTGAGGACAATTATCCTTCCCCAGTATCTCCAAGGTAATGGATACTATTTCCATTTTAGAAAAGGGAGCAGAGAAATTGCATGACCCGTTCACGAACACTGTGGCAGAGATAAGAATTAATTATCTTTTGTGGGATTAAATCATAAAACTCTCTCTTCTCTGTGCTTCTAGGACTTCACTCCTCTGTCTCTTAGCATCATCTTCAATTTCACCATTTCTCAAACTCGGCAACTAAATGCAGCAAAGTGATTGTAGTCGAGCTCTCAATTCTGTTAGT
The Numenius arquata chromosome 23, bNumArq3.hap1.1, whole genome shotgun sequence genome window above contains:
- the SLC35B1 gene encoding solute carrier family 35 member B1, whose translation is MRQPAPPPPPPPAALRDVVLDVPPALSARPAAMGATGNGAALPERLRLPVCFLGVFACYFYYGILQESITRGRYGEGAKQEKFKYALTLVFIQCVINAAFAKLLIQFFDAVKADRTRSWLYAACSLSYLGAMVSSNSALQFVSYPTQVLGKSCKPIPVMLLGVTLLRKKYPPAKYLCVLLIVAGVALFLYKPKKGAGSDDHVFGYGELLLLLSLTLDGLTGVSQDHMRAHYQTGSNHMMLNVNLWSTLFLGAGILFTGELWEFLSFTERYPSIIYNILLFGLTSALGQSFIFMTVVYFGPLTCSIITTTRKFFTILASVILFANPISTMQWVGTVLVFLGLGLDAKFGKVVKKTSH